A stretch of DNA from Acidovorax carolinensis:
TGGTGCGCCAAGCACCATGCCGCCGTGGCCGACGCAGTGGTGGACTCGGTGGCCGCAGACCACCCCACGGACGCACAGCTGGTGGCGATGGCACGCCAGTACTTCAAGAAGTTTGACAACATGGCGGCCGATCCATCCATGGCCTGACCGCTGCGGGCTCCCATCGGCCTGCCCAGGCGGGGCCCTTGGCTGCTATCCTTTGTGGCATGCGCAGCCTCTTTCACCTCGCCTTTCACGTCACCGACCTGGATGCCGCCCGCCGCTTCTATGGCGGCGTGCTGGGATGCCAAGAAGGCCGAAGCACCGACACCTGGGTGGACTTCGACTTCTTCGGCCACCAGATCTCCTTGCACCTGGGCACGCCGTTTGCCAGTGCCCGCACCGGGCATGTGGGCGACCACCTGGTGCCCATGCCGCATTTCGGCGCCATTCTGGAGTTACCCGACTGGCAGGCGCTGGCTGCGCGCCTCAAGGCTGCGGGCACCGCCTTTGTGCTCGAGCCCCAGGTGCGCTTTGAAGGCCAGCCCGGCGAGCAGTGGACGATGTTCTTTCATGACCCGAGCGGCAACCCGATAGAGATCAAGGGCTTTCGCTCGCTGGACACGGTGTACGCGGCGTGAGCTACACCTTTGCGTCCGCCACCATCCTGCTGCTGCTGATCACCGATCCGCTGGGCAACATCCCCATCTTTGCCAACGCCCTGCGCGGCGTGGCGCCCGAGCGCCGGGCGCGGGTGATCCTGCGCGAGGTGCTGATCGCCTTTGCGCTGCTGTTGGTATTTCTGTTCTTTGGCGCGCAGTTTTTGCAGGTGATGAACCTGAGCGATCTGTCGCTGCAGATAGCGGGTGCGGTCGTGTTGTTTCTGATCGCGCTGCGCATGATCTTTCCGCCCGACTCCGGGCCTCAGACCGAACTGCCGGGTGAGCCGCTGATCGTGCCCCTGGCCATCCCCGCGCTGGCGGGCCCCTCGGCCATGGCCACCGTGATGCTGCTGGTTGCCCAGGCGCCCGAGCGGCGACTGGAATGGGTGGCCGCACTGTGCGTGACCATGGCGGTGTGCGCCGTGGTGCTGCTGCTGGCCGAACGCATCCAGCGCCTGGTAGGCGAGCGCGTGGTGATGGCTTTTGAGCGCCTGATGGG
This window harbors:
- a CDS encoding VOC family protein gives rise to the protein MRSLFHLAFHVTDLDAARRFYGGVLGCQEGRSTDTWVDFDFFGHQISLHLGTPFASARTGHVGDHLVPMPHFGAILELPDWQALAARLKAAGTAFVLEPQVRFEGQPGEQWTMFFHDPSGNPIEIKGFRSLDTVYAA
- a CDS encoding MarC family protein — its product is MSYTFASATILLLLITDPLGNIPIFANALRGVAPERRARVILREVLIAFALLLVFLFFGAQFLQVMNLSDLSLQIAGAVVLFLIALRMIFPPDSGPQTELPGEPLIVPLAIPALAGPSAMATVMLLVAQAPERRLEWVAALCVTMAVCAVVLLLAERIQRLVGERVVMAFERLMGLILVAISVEMLIRGIKQLARQL